The genome window GCATAATGTGTGTTGGGGTTGGAAGGCGCTGTGAGATCAGCAACCAGGCGTTGAATATCAGCTGAAGGACTGGCAGAGCTGGCAGCGTTACTGGCGCCCGGCTTGGCCGTGCTTGGAGACGACGTTTGCTGGTTGGATGGCTGCGACGTGAAGGTATTTGCGACGCCGGCAGCTTGAGCTTCGGAGGAAGCATTGGAAGTAGTTGATGTCGCAGATTGGCCTGGCTGGGCCGACAAAGATGATTCATGAACGACATGGGAGACTTGAGATGTGCGATTTGTCAAATGATCGGATGAAAGAGAAATTTCGTTGGATTCTCGTGGTAGCGATGATACATCTTGTGGTTCGACGACTCCGTCTTCACCCTCCTCCGTCCCAATTGGTGAATCAAAAGTCTTTGCGTAATCGTCATTGCTGTCGGGAAGTTCTTGTTCAACCTGAGGCTGCGGCACTTGCTGGGCGGCCACGTCTGTGTCGTCTTCACCATAAGGGTCGTTGAGGCTGTCGTCATCTACGATATCgtcatcaccaccagccCCTGATATGGGCTCAAGATTAGGAGCCTTGTTGATAGAGCCATTGGCAtcggcagcggcagcggcagcggcagcaacCATGGCGTCGATGGTCTCAACGGTCTCTTGAAGCACAGGGACCGCCAACGAGGCGGCTGAATGAACAGGTGATGGGGAGACCGGGGAGAGGTTGGCAGTCGCCTGAAGCTCTGCCTCGGGTTCTGTCATTTAATTAAGGTTGGGATTGGAGATTGGTGTGCAGTATATTGGACGACCTTCTGAAGCAGCGCTGGTCGTACAAACAATGCGAACCAAGAGATGGTGCAACTGAAGATCAAACAAAAAGCTCGGCTCCTTGGTCAGTGAGAAGTGCCGCCAGGCGATGGCCTGGCGCAAGACGGAAGCTGGAAGCGTGATGGAATAGACGGAGTGGCGGTCAAAGCGCTTCCAGACGAAATACGAAAAGGTTGACCTGTAGACCAAACGGACGCGGGATGAAAAGCCAGAAGAGAATCGGCACTCTCACCAGATGGTCACCAGGAAGACGGACGACTCGACCAGCTTTTTTGACAGGGGAGGCAGTCGGGTAGAGGGTTTTGCGACGTCGGCGCTTGGCTAATCGCGCCAAATGAGTTGAGTTCTCAAGAAGACTGGGGCTCGGACACAGGCACGTGAGAGCAAAGGAAGATGGACTAAAGAGAGGATCTAGGTAGTCGCGACACCAAGAGCATTGAAGATGGCGGTACGAGTTAGGTCGGCGATGTGTCGCAGGTTGAGGGAAATGAGCAGATGAAGGTTGAACAGGCGAGGTAGGTCGATTAGGCTaagtaaggtaaggtaaggcCTGGTAGGGCAAGTCAGAGAGGTGAAAGGCTGGGTTTCGGGGTCCCAATTGAGGCTGATCGGGCGCAGGCGTGAACCGCAGCTAACGACAAGCTAGTCCAGAATTGGCAAGGCGGTCAACAAATCATTTGTCTTTGGCTCACAACCAAGATCTCAGCCACAGACAAACATCATGCGAAAGCCAAGAGTTTGGGAGACCCCAACTTTCAAGTGTTATATGAGACATTGAACACAGAGGAATTAACAAACTAAAATATCCTTTATTTCGGTCTGTCAGATGTAATATATAGATCGTTCGATTGTTATACTTCACCATGCTTCAGCGACACTTTGTTCTGGCGCCGCGTCTGAGAAATGTTCCAGCATATCTGACAAGTCGTCCATTTGCGCCTCGGTTCAAGAGATACCAGGCTTTCGACACCGGGCTCGACCAAGAGGCTCTTTCTGAAGCTCGCTCGTGGTTTCAATCTTTCAGCCCAGCACAACTACCGAAAGGAAATACTACATACGCCCGCTCGAGTGGACCAGGAGGTCAACACGTCAATAAGTATGCACGTAATTACATTCAAGCAAGTCTTTAGCACTCACAGGTGAAAGGACCGAAACAAAAGCAATCACAGCATATCCATTGGGACAATTGCTGCCAGTACTCCCCAAGTCATTACATCCTGGCATTCGCAAGTCCAGGTACTACACAGCAACCAATGACTCTTTGACGTTCCAAGCGCAAGATTCACGATCACGGGATGCGAATGCGGAAGACAACAGAAGAAAGCTTATTGAGGAGGTAACAAGCATCTACAAAGATGTGATACCTGCTGAAACAAGCgcagaaaagaaaaagaaacatgaGGAGATGTCAGTTGCTTCCTTTGTTGAGAAACAATTGCTAACATCAAATAGTGGCAGAAGATTCCACGAAACAAGGATAAAACACAAGAAGTTTACCAGCGCAAAGAAACAATCACGGAGAGGGCCTTCTGATTGAGCAAACGCTAGTCAAACAAAGCGAGACAAAACCAGCAGTATTAACTTGATGGCGATATAGAGATATCTTTAGCTTGCGAAAAGGTATGTACATTGAATTGAGTACGAACCTCGATATAATTCTGAATACTTATTCAAAAGAAACCTACTGTTCTTTCTCGATGTTACAGAGCAGGACTAAAGTTTAGATGGTGAAAGCCGAAATTGTACGCACAAATTAAAAGAAAGGAAGCTGCCACTATTTGATTTAGTTAGAAAGCAAACATTTGCGGTAGATGGTCCAAGGTCTCGCAGCAGGTGACTACTGTGTCTCGGTATCAGTAGAGTCGCTAAAATGAGACCCGACAAGAACAGAGCATGGGTTACAGCATGATTTCTCTCAGGGAATAGAAACCCCAGTTATGATGCGTTTAAAGGCGAAATATCGTCATTGTCACTCCGCGCCATTGATAGGTAAGGGTCATCATTAACTGCGATACCTCCTCTTATGCATGGTAGGTGAATATAAGGCAGGTCACTACTGAGAAGGGATACGGATAGACATTTGATGGCCTGGCATTCATAATTAGAATCATGGTCGGGCACCAATTCTTCTCGTATCAATAAGGGTCCAGAACTAAAACGCCTTGAGCATTATTGTCTATTGTCATTATCTCACCCATCCATATTTCAGCTAGACTTTGTCTGACACGACCCCGCCCACCTCTTTAGCCCCGACCCTTCTGACCAACCCAACCGAACCCCTTCACTTCAGCCCATCAGCATCGCCATCTCGACCGCTGATATCTACTCTCTTCAGCTGAGTTGTTCTCGATTCCTGTGTTTCTCCCTTCAACAACAGGCACCCGATTCTCCGAACCAgatatttctattatatttCATACTTCATCGCGACGTCGCGCGACAGTCACCCCCCTCTGTTTCGCATCTGTACGCTCTGCGGGGCATCGCGATCTTCTTATCAACTCTCTGTCTCGACTTCTCCCAACTTCAACGCCATATCCTCACAATGGATTCTGCAGCCCGCCAACAGCCTCAAGTTCAGCCTTGTAGATACAAGGTTGGCAAGACACTGGGAGCTGGCTCATACTCCGTCGTCAAAGAATGTGTCCACATAGACACTGGTCGTTACTATGCTGCCAAGGTCATCAATAAGCGGCTCATGGCTGGTCGCGAACACATGGTGAGAATTGCTTTATTGTCCCCTGAAATTCTAGGTCCATTGTCCTTTTCTAATACGCCATGCGCAACGATAGGTTCGCAACGAAATCGCCGTGCTTAAGAAGGTCTCCATGGGCCACCAAAACATCCTTACTCTTGTCGACTATTTCGAGACCATGAACAATCTCTACCTCGTCACCGATCTTGCACTAGGTGGTGAGCTTTTCGATCGAATTTGCCGAAAGGGCTCCTATTTTGAGTCAGATGCTGCCGATTTGGTTCGCGCCACACTGTCAGCTGTCGCTTACCTCCATGACCATGGTATCGTCCATCGCGACTTGAAGCCTGAAAATCTACTCTTCCGAACCCCCGAGGACAACGCAGACTTGCTTATTGCAGACTTTGGACTCTCGCGAATTATGGATGAGGAACAGTTCCACGTTCTGACTACAACCTGTGGTACTCCTGGATACATGGCTCCCGAAATTTTCAAGAAGACAGGTCATGGCAAGCCTGTAGATCTCTGGGCTCTCGGTGTCATCACCTACTTCTTGCTTTGCGGTTATACTCCTTTCGATCGTGACTCTGACTTCGAAGAGATGCAGGCCATTCTCAATGCAGATTATAGTTTCACACCTATTGAATACTGGCGCGGCGTTTCCAGCCATGCCAAGGACTTTATCCAGCGCTGCCTGACTATCGATTCTACTAAGCGTATCACTGCCCATGAGGCTCTCCAGCATCCATTCGTCGCCGGCTTTATCAATGCCGAGGGCGAGAGCCAGAACCTTCTGCCTAatatcaagaagaacttcaacgCTCGCCGGACTCTACATGCAGCCATTGATACTGTTCGTGCTATCAATAAGCTGCGTGAGGCTCAAAGTGGGATGATGGATGGAGCTCGTTCAAAGGAACCCAGCCGTGGCGCTGCGCGACAGCAGCCGCCTACCAACAAGAAAGGAGATAGTGCCATCTCAATGGGCAGCAACCAACCTAAGGATAGTGGATATGGAACTCAGACAGAGACGGACGTCGTTATGGGCAACACATCAGCATCCAATGTCCCATCTTCATTGCAGCCTGGAAACAACGGAAATAGGGTCATCGAGACATCCAAGGGACTTTGGAGTGCGCCTGCGCCAAAGAGGTAGAGCCAGAATGGCGACGATGTGTCTGAGTTATTCCGAGATCTGCGAAGGGGATATATCAAAGGGAAGCTACCTATGGTGGGACGAAAACATGTTAGAAGAATGATGGTTTAACGTTATGAGGAGGAGATTTTGTAAACCCGCATTTGCGTTATGAAGCGGgcgaagaacaaggacatGCGCATGCGCAATGAAGAGGAGAGCGAGGACCAACAGCGATTTGCGTACATGTATTTTCAACAACGGACCGCAGGCACGCCGTTTGCAGCGACTGGAAGGAAGAATCGGTATATCCTATTTTCCATGCATTTCCCTTTGTGTTTCAAGTATGATCTTGGTATTTAGAACTCCCTTTGTGAGGTCTCGTTTTCGAGATGCTTTGTTTTAGAGACCGGTGACTTCGAGGCCCAGGTCAGACATAAAGCACAAGGTTCGCATTGTACAGATCCTCGGTCACTTTGAAGTTTATTGCTTCCTCTGCTCCTTATCACTGCTTGTGTTATTTTCCGGAAGATGGGTTTCTGACAGATGAGTTTACGGCCTGAAATCCCTTTTAATCCGCTCGACATTGAGTATAATATACCTTAAGTGACTCTCGCGTGTTGACAGTAGCAGGTATTAGGCGGAGAAGgattatttaatatcttgTGGCCCTGATATTGTCATATGCCAGAGTGCCTTATTACTGACAAATGTGGAGAGTGTCTTATATCAAATACTGTTTTCAAAGGGCATGAATGGATTAGTTCAAAGTTGAAAACCCTCTTGCTTGGAAGTTGAGCAGAGATCGAGCTTTTCAAATCACATGTTTGTACAACTTAAACTACTGGTATTTGCGTACAACCTAGAATACCGGATCGACATATTGATACTGATACTTCTCAAATCATGACAAAGCGAATTTTAAGACACAGCACTTGTGAATGCCAAGAGGTCAAGAGTGCCGTGCAGACTTGGCGTTTATAATGCCGCTGAACATAACTCGGAGGAATTTCTTGGGCTAGATGAAGATCGACATGTTGAGATTTCGATATCATGAATGGGCCCACCTGATCGCGTGCCAGCTACAACGACTTGTGAACAATAGGTGTCAAGCTGCACATTGGTACTCAGTGAGTATGATGAAGATTTACAAGGACTTTCACTCTGAGAACAGGATGTGACAGAAACAACGTGCTGTCAATTCTTCTAGCTGCTAATATCTAGCGAATGGTATCTTTGGTattccttttccttttcacCAAAGTCAGCCACCTCCTTGCGCCGCCTGGC of Fusarium oxysporum Fo47 chromosome I, complete sequence contains these proteins:
- a CDS encoding kinase-like domain-containing protein; the encoded protein is MDSAARQQPQVQPCRYKVGKTLGAGSYSVVKECVHIDTGRYYAAKVINKRLMAGREHMVRNEIAVLKKVSMGHQNILTLVDYFETMNNLYLVTDLALGGELFDRICRKGSYFESDAADLVRATLSAVAYLHDHGIVHRDLKPENLLFRTPEDNADLLIADFGLSRIMDEEQFHVLTTTCGTPGYMAPEIFKKTGHGKPVDLWALGVITYFLLCGYTPFDRDSDFEEMQAILNADYSFTPIEYWRGVSSHAKDFIQRCLTIDSTKRITAHEALQHPFVAGFINAEGESQNLLPNIKKNFNARRTLHAAIDTVRAINKLREAQSGMMDGARSKEPSRGAARQQPPTNKKGDSAISMGSNQPKDSGYGTQTETDVVMGNTSASNVPSSLQPGNNGNRVIETSKGLWSAPAPKR